Proteins from a genomic interval of Oceanispirochaeta crateris:
- the tyrS gene encoding tyrosine--tRNA ligase: MNQALATLKERGFFKQCTDEDLLNKKLDEGPVKIYVGVDPTGPSMHIGHTIPLFAMHHLQEAGHNPIILVGGGTARIGDPSGKTDMRKMLTIDQIKDNAEKLKKQIAQFIKFDDGSSKLVDNADWLSSLNYIDFLRDIGRHFSVNRMLTFEAYKKRLEKGLSFIEFNYQLLQSYDFLELYRRENCILQIGGDDQWGNIVAGMELIRRMEGGEALGLTFPLVTRSDGKKMGKTEKGALFLDPEMTSIYDFFQYWRNVADADVEKFLLLFTFLPVDECKRLGSYKDQKINEAKEILAFELTKIIHGEEEATKALEGARAAFSAGKSQDKSGMPTADISASELEQGINILDLYVTSGLSSSKSEARRLVSQNGAAVNGEKVSDVDTLINSSFIVEEDGEKEVILKAGKKRFFRFVVK; encoded by the coding sequence ATGAATCAAGCACTTGCCACTCTAAAAGAGAGAGGCTTTTTCAAGCAATGTACAGACGAGGATTTACTGAATAAAAAACTGGATGAGGGACCGGTTAAAATTTATGTGGGGGTGGATCCTACGGGGCCATCTATGCATATCGGTCATACCATTCCTCTCTTTGCTATGCATCATCTTCAAGAAGCAGGACATAACCCCATTATCCTCGTAGGGGGAGGCACCGCTAGGATCGGAGATCCGTCGGGTAAAACCGATATGCGTAAAATGCTTACCATTGATCAGATCAAGGATAATGCAGAGAAACTGAAGAAGCAGATAGCCCAGTTTATTAAGTTTGATGATGGTTCCTCCAAGCTGGTAGACAATGCAGACTGGTTATCTTCTTTGAACTATATCGATTTTCTTCGAGATATTGGCCGTCATTTTTCAGTCAATAGAATGCTGACCTTTGAAGCCTATAAAAAGAGACTGGAAAAGGGGCTTTCTTTTATTGAGTTTAATTATCAACTCCTGCAATCCTATGACTTTCTGGAACTCTACCGCAGAGAGAACTGTATCCTCCAGATTGGAGGGGATGACCAATGGGGAAATATCGTAGCCGGTATGGAGCTCATCCGCCGCATGGAAGGTGGTGAAGCTCTTGGACTGACCTTTCCTCTGGTTACCCGTTCAGATGGCAAAAAAATGGGTAAAACTGAAAAAGGTGCTCTTTTTCTGGATCCCGAAATGACCTCTATTTATGACTTTTTCCAGTATTGGAGGAATGTAGCCGATGCAGATGTTGAAAAATTCCTACTTCTGTTTACTTTTCTTCCTGTAGATGAGTGTAAGCGCTTAGGATCTTACAAGGATCAGAAAATAAATGAAGCCAAGGAAATCCTAGCCTTTGAATTGACAAAAATTATTCATGGCGAGGAAGAGGCCACTAAGGCTTTAGAGGGGGCAAGGGCGGCCTTCAGCGCAGGTAAATCTCAGGATAAATCGGGAATGCCCACCGCCGATATATCTGCCTCAGAACTCGAACAGGGCATCAACATCCTTGATCTATATGTCACTTCCGGACTCAGTAGTTCCAAGAGTGAAGCCCGGCGTCTGGTCAGTCAGAATGGCGCGGCCGTCAATGGTGAAAAAGTAAGCGATGTAGATACTCTGATCAACTCTTCCTTCATCGTGGAAGAAGATGGAGAAAAAGAAGTGATCCTGAAGGCCGGAAAGAAACGATTTTTCAGATTTGTGGTCAAATAA
- a CDS encoding penicillin-binding protein — protein MNTTNKRFRLFLIILLSFTMILVVQYARIMLVSAPHNPLDTPVFPELQRGEIYDRNGKLMAIQTRLDSVTAWLPEIKDSEKTASLLADALSLDKEELLYRFNDSSRQGFLYIKRQISPTESKLVNEMIQSGSLPGIRLEPEQGRSYPEKDLASHIVGYVGTDNIGLDGIEYTFNQVLAPPEISTNKDEILYGNDIFLTIDLNTQYITEQIAHRAMEEHKPEGLMILVMGAETGEFYSFVSLPSFDPNNFSKYTAAQRNNLPVTLTYEPGSVMKIFSLASFMQLGGIRPDDQFDTRGGYNPEIFQKYKIPPITDLGNYGVLDTTNILIHSSNVGTALASDTVEQKEYYNMLKNFGFGGKTGIPLPGESNGILTDPSRWSVRSKPTMAIGQEIGVSAMQMITAATVFANGGELLKPRIVKKVVSPSGEIVKEYEREAVREVLSPEVAESILLMMEQVVSSPEGTVRRAQVPGLRISGKSGTAQRINPETGTYSDTDYMSSVLALFPTEDPKLIVYVILQFPKGQSIYGGRIASPIVKELAESLSPYYGIPIQGNTVLTHDGKIRLTKPQQIEIGTELPDFSGLSKREVMAALEGSSIPVSIKGEGWVVFQFPPAGEIIDESTKMFLEFK, from the coding sequence GTGAATACCACAAACAAGCGCTTCCGCTTATTTCTTATCATACTTCTGTCTTTCACAATGATCCTTGTGGTTCAATATGCAAGAATCATGCTTGTAAGCGCACCTCATAATCCTCTGGATACTCCAGTATTTCCAGAGCTACAGCGGGGAGAGATTTATGACAGGAATGGAAAACTCATGGCCATCCAGACGAGACTTGATTCCGTCACAGCCTGGCTACCGGAAATCAAAGACAGTGAGAAAACGGCCTCTCTCCTAGCGGATGCTCTATCACTGGACAAAGAGGAACTTTTATACCGATTTAATGATTCCTCCCGTCAGGGATTTCTCTATATAAAAAGACAAATATCTCCGACAGAATCGAAGCTTGTGAATGAAATGATCCAGTCCGGATCACTCCCTGGAATCCGTCTGGAACCGGAACAGGGCCGCAGTTATCCAGAAAAGGATCTGGCATCACATATTGTTGGTTATGTTGGAACCGACAACATTGGCCTGGATGGAATTGAATACACTTTCAACCAGGTTCTGGCACCTCCAGAAATCAGTACAAACAAAGATGAAATTTTATATGGCAATGATATTTTTCTGACCATAGACCTCAACACTCAGTATATAACCGAACAAATAGCCCATAGGGCCATGGAGGAGCATAAACCCGAAGGGCTGATGATCCTCGTCATGGGTGCCGAAACAGGGGAGTTTTACAGTTTTGTGTCCCTCCCCTCCTTTGATCCCAATAATTTTTCAAAATACACAGCTGCTCAGAGAAATAATCTTCCTGTTACACTCACTTATGAACCGGGATCGGTCATGAAAATATTTTCTCTGGCCAGCTTTATGCAGCTTGGAGGCATCAGACCTGACGATCAGTTTGATACAAGAGGTGGATATAATCCTGAAATTTTTCAGAAGTATAAGATTCCTCCCATTACAGATCTGGGGAATTATGGCGTACTGGATACGACGAATATCCTGATTCATTCAAGCAATGTGGGAACTGCCCTGGCCTCTGACACCGTAGAACAGAAAGAATATTACAATATGCTTAAAAACTTTGGGTTTGGCGGCAAGACAGGCATACCTCTTCCGGGAGAATCCAATGGGATACTCACTGATCCTTCCAGATGGTCTGTCCGGTCAAAACCGACCATGGCGATAGGTCAGGAAATTGGTGTATCTGCCATGCAAATGATTACGGCCGCAACGGTTTTTGCCAACGGCGGAGAGTTGTTAAAACCAAGAATAGTCAAAAAAGTCGTCTCCCCTTCGGGTGAGATTGTAAAAGAATACGAAAGAGAAGCCGTCAGAGAGGTGCTGTCTCCGGAAGTGGCAGAGAGCATTCTCCTTATGATGGAGCAGGTTGTCTCATCCCCGGAAGGTACGGTCAGAAGAGCCCAGGTACCGGGGTTGAGGATTTCAGGAAAATCGGGAACTGCCCAGCGGATTAATCCGGAAACAGGAACCTATTCGGATACAGATTATATGTCTTCAGTTCTAGCTCTGTTTCCAACAGAAGATCCAAAACTTATTGTATATGTCATCCTGCAATTTCCCAAAGGACAGAGCATTTACGGGGGTAGAATAGCCTCTCCCATCGTTAAAGAACTTGCCGAAAGTCTCTCCCCCTACTATGGGATACCAATTCAGGGGAATACTGTTTTGACCCATGACGGAAAGATTCGTCTCACAAAACCACAACAAATTGAAATAGGAACAGAACTTCCTGACTTTTCAGGCTTATCCAAGCGAGAAGTCATGGCAGCCCTTGAGGGAAGCAGCATTCCTGTCAGTATAAAAGGGGAAGGTTGGGTTGTCTTTCAGTTTCCACCTGCAGGAGAGATCATCGATGAATCGACCAAAATGTTCTTGGAATTTAAATGA
- a CDS encoding M23 family metallopeptidase, translated as MIVTANRQDIEVSQLKKKNHKRTQASFEGFTRLSTGKSSESSLFTGISPFMTVFLFSLCFFFFILGTEIPYKHTFYYGNLRNLSLPGETLLSQVEIKTLKAEAAVTLPYMADEKNMILWDVPNRKYRMTDSDRLSSLSQRYSISISTIISFNKLENIRHVREGDLLILPEIDGILYTVKKGDSLESLIKEYDLDRSLLVRYNPFIPLENGLLRVETDQELFLPQVSLDENEIRSKTGQLYVFPIKGRILKPFGEYRDSVTQIETFHNGIDILGNIGDPVKASFGGTVISAGFNNSYGNFIVLDHRNGYKSLYAHLSVISVQRNDKVLQGEMIGEVGKTGYAPTAHLHFSLFKEKKSVDPMDYLH; from the coding sequence ATGATTGTGACAGCCAACAGGCAGGACATTGAAGTGTCCCAGCTGAAAAAAAAGAACCATAAAAGAACTCAGGCCTCATTTGAAGGATTTACACGACTTTCTACAGGAAAGAGTTCTGAATCCTCATTATTTACAGGGATCAGTCCCTTTATGACTGTATTCCTCTTTTCTCTGTGTTTTTTCTTTTTCATCCTTGGAACTGAGATTCCCTATAAGCATACTTTTTACTATGGCAATCTGCGGAACCTCAGTCTTCCAGGTGAAACTCTTCTCTCACAAGTCGAAATTAAAACCTTGAAGGCCGAGGCGGCTGTCACTCTTCCTTACATGGCTGATGAAAAAAATATGATCCTATGGGATGTACCGAATCGGAAATATAGAATGACTGATTCAGATAGGCTTTCTTCACTGAGTCAAAGATACTCAATCAGTATCAGTACAATCATCAGTTTTAATAAACTTGAAAACATTCGCCATGTTAGGGAAGGGGATCTCCTAATCCTGCCGGAAATTGATGGAATATTGTATACAGTCAAAAAAGGAGATTCGCTTGAGTCTCTGATAAAAGAGTATGATCTTGATAGGAGCCTTCTTGTGAGGTATAACCCATTCATCCCCTTGGAGAATGGGTTGTTAAGGGTAGAGACCGATCAGGAATTATTTCTGCCTCAAGTTTCGTTGGATGAAAATGAGATTAGAAGTAAAACAGGTCAGCTTTATGTTTTTCCTATCAAGGGTAGAATCCTAAAACCCTTTGGTGAATACAGAGATTCGGTGACCCAAATAGAAACATTTCATAACGGTATAGATATATTGGGAAATATCGGTGATCCCGTAAAAGCCTCTTTTGGTGGAACTGTTATCTCTGCCGGATTTAATAATTCCTATGGTAATTTTATAGTGCTGGACCACAGGAACGGATATAAAAGTCTCTATGCTCATTTGAGTGTTATTTCAGTACAAAGAAATGATAAAGTCTTACAGGGTGAAATGATAGGGGAGGTGGGCAAAACTGGTTATGCTCCAACTGCCCATCTTCATTTTTCCTTGTTTAAAGAGAAGAAAAGTGTTGATCCAATGGACTATCTACATTAG
- a CDS encoding VOC family protein, producing the protein MMNPVHWFEIPTTDIERANAFYKKVFNLKTQLIEMPWSKMYIFGDPEGVGSSGSLVESSEQNKPTTDGSVIYFSCEDISNELKLAEKEGGKILLPKTDIGDFGFFAQIVDTEGNRIGLHSNK; encoded by the coding sequence ATGATGAATCCAGTCCATTGGTTTGAAATTCCCACTACAGACATAGAAAGAGCAAACGCATTTTACAAGAAAGTCTTTAATCTTAAAACTCAATTGATAGAGATGCCTTGGAGTAAAATGTATATTTTTGGTGATCCAGAAGGAGTCGGATCATCAGGATCTTTAGTGGAGTCAAGTGAACAAAATAAACCCACTACCGACGGGAGCGTTATTTACTTTTCATGTGAAGATATCTCAAATGAATTAAAACTTGCCGAAAAAGAGGGTGGTAAAATACTCCTGCCCAAAACTGATATTGGAGATTTTGGATTTTTTGCTCAAATCGTAGACACCGAAGGCAATCGGATAGGATTGCACTCCAATAAGTAG
- a CDS encoding glycine--tRNA ligase, translated as MAKEKKSNQLSNKYGASMEKIVSLAKRRGFVYPSSEIYGGLSATWDYGPLGVELKKNIQEIWWREMTRLQDNIVGLDAAIMMHPKTWEASGHVENFSDPLVDCKQCKTRFREDKLSAEVIASKKCPECGGELTEPRQFNLMFSTHLGPVADSGSIVYLRPETAQGIFVNFKNVVDTSRVQIPFGIAQIGKAFRNEITTKNFIFRTCEFEQMEMQFFVKPGTDDKWFEYWKEQRMNYYVNQLGVLPENLHFHQHGPDELAHYAKDAYDVEYHYPFGWEEQEGIHNRTDFDLGRHGEYCGKEINYLDPQTNERYIPYVIETSAGLTRSVLVCLMDAYHEETIGEDKQGKPDVRTVLHLHPNVAPIKAAVLPLVKKDGLADLAKDIQKELNLEFNTFYDQSGAIGRRYRRQDEVGTPFCITVDYDSKDNHDVTIRFRDSMEQIRVPREGLAARLKDEMKKYKRV; from the coding sequence ATGGCCAAGGAAAAGAAATCTAATCAGCTCAGTAACAAGTACGGCGCATCTATGGAGAAAATTGTCTCTCTTGCTAAAAGAAGAGGTTTTGTATATCCCTCCAGCGAAATTTACGGGGGATTGTCTGCTACTTGGGATTATGGTCCGCTGGGTGTGGAATTGAAAAAAAATATACAGGAAATCTGGTGGCGTGAAATGACACGGCTTCAGGATAATATTGTTGGGCTGGATGCCGCAATCATGATGCACCCTAAAACATGGGAAGCCTCCGGGCATGTCGAGAATTTCTCAGACCCCCTTGTGGACTGTAAGCAGTGTAAAACACGATTTCGTGAGGATAAACTGTCTGCCGAAGTCATTGCCAGTAAAAAATGTCCCGAATGTGGGGGAGAACTGACAGAACCTCGTCAGTTCAACCTTATGTTCAGTACTCATTTGGGACCCGTTGCTGATTCTGGATCTATAGTCTATTTACGACCTGAAACAGCTCAGGGTATCTTTGTGAACTTTAAGAATGTTGTAGATACCAGCCGTGTGCAGATACCCTTTGGTATCGCCCAGATTGGAAAAGCCTTTAGAAATGAAATAACCACGAAGAATTTCATATTCAGAACCTGTGAGTTCGAACAGATGGAGATGCAGTTCTTTGTAAAACCCGGTACGGATGACAAATGGTTTGAATACTGGAAAGAACAGAGGATGAATTATTATGTGAATCAGCTGGGAGTTCTCCCAGAGAATCTTCATTTTCATCAGCATGGTCCCGATGAATTAGCTCACTATGCCAAGGACGCCTATGATGTGGAATATCACTATCCCTTTGGATGGGAAGAGCAGGAAGGTATCCATAATAGAACAGACTTTGACCTGGGACGTCATGGAGAGTATTGTGGAAAAGAGATCAATTATTTAGATCCACAAACAAACGAACGCTACATTCCCTACGTTATTGAAACCTCAGCTGGACTCACCAGATCCGTTCTGGTTTGCCTCATGGATGCCTACCATGAAGAAACTATCGGAGAAGATAAACAGGGAAAACCCGATGTCAGAACCGTTCTACACCTGCATCCTAATGTGGCGCCTATTAAGGCTGCTGTACTCCCCCTTGTGAAAAAGGACGGACTCGCCGATCTTGCCAAAGACATTCAGAAAGAATTGAATTTGGAATTCAATACTTTCTACGATCAGTCAGGTGCGATCGGCCGTCGTTATCGACGTCAGGATGAAGTTGGTACACCTTTCTGCATAACCGTGGATTATGACAGCAAGGACAATCATGATGTGACTATCCGCTTCCGTGATTCAATGGAGCAGATTCGTGTCCCCAGAGAAGGTCTGGCTGCACGCCTCAAAGACGAAATGAAGAAATACAAGAGAGTTTAA
- a CDS encoding tetratricopeptide repeat protein translates to MHFSVGTLQALLILSLSFSCQKSPDKQTYTDYAKAMQSYYNGALSEAEAVFSKIYSDYPDFHENTRSYANCLFYNGNDQKAVELWKKLEKEDEMDIDSMKCMASYFIHNGRTADAIPLLDTALALSSHDPMLLYQMAQCRFLEDDVQQGYSLLLSAVAEMERQVVIPLELARIYSSFGFNEEATRLVQRYSQYLDEDHPLKPALKHLKATMENTNP, encoded by the coding sequence ATGCATTTCTCTGTTGGAACCCTCCAGGCTCTCCTCATTCTCAGCTTATCCTTCTCTTGCCAAAAATCCCCAGACAAACAGACCTATACAGATTATGCCAAAGCCATGCAGTCTTATTACAACGGAGCATTGTCTGAAGCAGAAGCCGTATTTAGCAAGATCTATTCTGATTATCCAGATTTTCATGAAAATACGAGAAGTTACGCCAACTGTCTGTTTTATAATGGGAATGATCAGAAGGCCGTTGAACTGTGGAAGAAGCTGGAGAAAGAAGATGAGATGGACATTGACAGTATGAAGTGTATGGCATCTTACTTCATCCATAATGGACGCACAGCGGATGCTATCCCACTTTTGGATACCGCACTTGCCCTATCATCTCACGATCCTATGCTGCTCTATCAGATGGCACAGTGCCGATTCTTAGAAGACGATGTCCAGCAGGGATACTCCCTTCTTCTTTCTGCAGTGGCTGAAATGGAAAGACAGGTGGTGATACCTCTTGAACTGGCAAGAATCTATTCTAGTTTTGGTTTCAACGAAGAGGCGACCAGGCTTGTTCAGCGTTATTCCCAATATCTTGATGAAGATCATCCCCTCAAACCAGCCCTGAAACACTTAAAAGCAACAATGGAAAATACCAACCCCTGA
- the lepB gene encoding signal peptidase I: MIHKTIVYYGGIAAAVMAAAVLWFSCFDILQVQEISMEPGIHHGQTILVSKFAYRIPFLNMTKPSVEDIVVFKNPYDHKLVVKRCRLLPGEPILIDSTGWLLIGDERYFLTSRQKDLLSDIKIVPENTVLVLGDNPYHSVDSRDYGCISMDSIRGKVINVFGGINHR; this comes from the coding sequence ATGATTCACAAAACTATTGTTTACTACGGAGGGATAGCAGCCGCGGTCATGGCAGCGGCTGTTCTATGGTTCTCCTGTTTCGATATTCTGCAGGTGCAGGAAATATCAATGGAACCCGGAATTCATCATGGTCAGACCATATTGGTGAGCAAATTTGCCTACCGGATTCCTTTTCTAAACATGACAAAACCTTCTGTTGAAGATATAGTAGTCTTTAAGAATCCCTATGATCATAAACTGGTTGTTAAACGGTGCAGACTTCTACCTGGAGAACCAATTTTGATTGATTCAACGGGTTGGCTTCTCATTGGGGATGAAAGATATTTTCTTACATCCAGACAAAAGGATCTTCTGAGTGATATTAAGATTGTTCCAGAGAATACAGTTCTGGTTCTGGGTGACAATCCCTATCATTCCGTAGACTCAAGGGATTATGGCTGTATCTCAATGGATTCTATAAGGGGAAAAGTTATAAACGTCTTTGGTGGAATTAATCACAGGTGA
- a CDS encoding motility associated factor glycosyltransferase family protein: MSFYQKNLEILSSLFPSILKKLDVPVAQEIETVVTNDGQISFRRLGGIWLHSTRAPIREAERLILKSIPEACPFCLFYGFGLAYHLESFIKKHRNTPFAVVEPDVTLFKTALTLRDFTEIFKSPGFSLALGASPDSIPALLDGKPHKNIQICMLRSAVENNRKYFESCEKIVNEYLSRKEINANTLDKFSRLWVSNICRNLPMTSKVPGIRTLKGRFLGVPALLLAAGPTLEEVLPLLGEIRKRFLLVCVDTALKACLRVGIEPDFLILTDPQYWNSRHLDRCITAHTILISDVSTYPAPLRAFKGTIFFCSTPFPLGQFFESRTEIKGKLKSGGSVSTAAWDFLRFSGISKIYCAGLDLSFPDGETHYRGSTFEERLHGFSHRKIPVETSSWLALMGGNPYLGKNHRDEPVLTDQRMKIYIHWFQEQMKLNQNIKTSQLSPRGIALEGMDWEDPHHLLTLPEIRENKIDRILGEIRLIQCEVPKDLLIQSYNKLLEELDDLINLTKQGVKISEQVLQTGIEPENLEKLNQIDQAILNRESREMAGFILAPILEDLFTGSNQELSKEKILSRSLDLYTRLNASLSFHKDMILTIDFGEKT; this comes from the coding sequence ATGAGCTTTTACCAAAAAAATCTGGAAATACTCTCGTCTCTCTTTCCTTCTATTCTTAAAAAACTGGATGTTCCTGTAGCTCAGGAGATAGAAACTGTTGTGACCAATGATGGTCAGATAAGTTTTCGCCGCCTGGGGGGAATCTGGCTTCACTCCACACGCGCCCCCATTAGGGAGGCAGAGCGCCTCATCCTCAAGAGTATTCCCGAAGCATGCCCATTCTGTCTCTTTTACGGGTTTGGCCTGGCTTACCATCTTGAATCTTTTATCAAAAAGCACCGAAATACACCCTTTGCCGTGGTCGAACCGGATGTAACTCTATTCAAAACGGCACTGACCCTCAGAGATTTCACAGAGATCTTCAAAAGCCCCGGCTTTTCACTGGCCCTGGGTGCATCTCCAGATTCCATCCCGGCTCTTCTGGATGGAAAGCCCCATAAAAATATTCAAATCTGTATGCTCAGATCTGCCGTTGAAAACAACCGCAAATATTTTGAAAGCTGTGAGAAGATTGTCAATGAATACCTATCCAGGAAGGAAATTAATGCCAATACTCTGGATAAATTCAGCCGTTTATGGGTCAGTAATATTTGCAGAAACCTTCCAATGACGTCAAAAGTTCCCGGAATCCGGACCTTGAAAGGCCGTTTTTTAGGCGTTCCAGCCCTACTCCTGGCAGCTGGTCCGACACTGGAAGAAGTTCTACCCCTTCTAGGAGAAATCAGAAAACGTTTTCTTCTGGTCTGTGTAGATACGGCCCTCAAAGCCTGCTTAAGAGTGGGTATTGAACCGGATTTTTTGATTCTGACAGATCCTCAGTACTGGAATTCAAGACACCTGGATCGTTGTATAACGGCTCACACGATTTTGATCAGTGATGTCTCTACATATCCGGCACCACTGAGAGCCTTTAAAGGAACCATCTTTTTTTGTTCCACCCCCTTTCCTTTGGGACAATTCTTTGAATCCAGAACTGAAATCAAGGGGAAACTCAAATCCGGGGGCTCTGTTTCTACGGCAGCCTGGGATTTTTTACGGTTTTCAGGGATCTCCAAGATCTACTGTGCCGGGCTTGATCTCTCATTTCCTGACGGCGAGACTCATTATAGAGGCAGTACTTTCGAAGAGAGATTACATGGATTCAGCCATAGAAAAATTCCTGTCGAGACTTCAAGCTGGCTGGCTCTCATGGGGGGAAACCCCTATTTAGGAAAAAATCATAGGGATGAACCTGTTCTCACGGATCAGAGGATGAAGATTTATATCCACTGGTTCCAGGAACAGATGAAATTGAATCAAAATATAAAAACCAGTCAGCTGTCACCCCGGGGCATAGCCCTGGAAGGAATGGACTGGGAAGATCCCCATCATCTCCTGACACTTCCAGAAATCAGAGAAAATAAGATAGATAGGATTCTGGGAGAGATCCGCCTGATACAATGCGAAGTACCCAAGGACCTTCTCATCCAGTCCTACAACAAGCTTCTGGAAGAACTGGATGATCTCATAAACCTCACAAAACAGGGTGTCAAGATTTCGGAACAGGTACTACAGACGGGGATAGAACCTGAAAATCTTGAGAAGCTGAACCAAATAGATCAGGCCATTTTAAACAGGGAAAGCCGAGAGATGGCAGGGTTTATCCTGGCACCGATCCTCGAGGATCTGTTTACGGGTTCTAATCAGGAACTTTCTAAAGAAAAAATACTCAGCCGATCCCTCGATCTTTATACCCGCTTAAACGCCAGCTTATCTTTTCACAAGGACATGATTCTCACCATTGATTTTGGAGAAAAGACCTAA